In the Streptomyces sp. 3214.6 genome, GCCGGTCACGGTGGCCCTCACCAGGCCGCCGCCCGCCTGCCCGTCCACCTCCGTGTTCGCCAGCTCCTCCTGGGCACGGGCCAGGTCCTGCTGCATCTTCTGGGCCTGCTGGAGCAGCTGCTGCATGTTGGGCTGGCCACCACCGGGAATCACGATCGGCTCCTGTCTCTGCCTTGTTCCTGTCTGCCACTGAGCCTACGTGCTCCATGAGTGCGTCGCCCCGCCACTCTTTCGAGTGAGATACCTCGGTGGCCTATACCTGATCAAGACCTCCTTCCGGGCGGAAAAGCGACGAAAGCGTGCCCTTCGCCACCCATTGGGAGGTAGGAAGGGTCGGCACATTCAGCATCAGGCGTTACGCGGAGTCACTGAGTCATAAGGGAGTGCCGGGTGGGTCAGCCGGAGATGCAGCCCGAGGGTCCGCCTCAGGACGAGCGGGGCGAGGGCGCGGCCGGGCTGCGGCCGGGCGACCTGACCGGGCGGGCGCTCCCGCTCGGCGACTGGGGCGAGCCCGCCGAGCGGCTGGAGGAGCTGTACCGGTGGGTGGAGCGCGGCGCGCTGGAGACCGCCGCCTGGTACCTCGCCGACCGGGTGTGGAAGCGGCGGGGCGCACGGGCGCTGCGGGCCGGGGCGGCGGCGGGGGCGGTGTGCGGGGCCGCGCTGCCGTTGCTGGATCTGACCCGGGTGATGGGCGGGGTCGCCCCCTGGGGGTATCTGGCGCTGCTGCTGGCGGTGGCGTGCGTGGCGGTGGACCGGTTCTTCGGGGTGACGTCCGGCTGGATAAGGGACGTGGCGACCGCGCAGGCCGTGCAGCGGCGGTTGCAGGTGTTGCAGTTCGACTGGGCCTCGGAGAGCGTGCGGGAGGTGCTGGGGCCTGCGGAGGGGACGGCGAGTGAGGCCGCGGAGCGGTGCCTCGGGGTGTTGCGGCGGTTCTCGGAGGACGTGACGGATCTGGTGCGTACGGAGACGGCGGACTGGATGGTGGAGTTTCGCAGCGGGCCCGCTCCGCTGGGGATTCAGTCGGCGGTTGCCTCCGGCGGGCGGGTGGACGTCGGTGGCGGGTCTGGGCGGTTTCCTTCGCCGCCCGGGGTGAACGCTCGGCCGAACATGCCTCGGCAGCGGCCGCCGGAGCCGCGGTGAGGGCGGTTCTTCGCCCCCGCCGCCCCTACCCGTCCCATCCCTGGGGGCTTTGCCCCCAGACCCCCTGTCGGCCCTTGAAGGGCCTCGTCCTCAAATGCCGGACGGGCTGGGTGTGCCGGACGGGCTGGGTGTGCTGGAGCTGCACAGGCGCCGTGTTCGATGGCGTCGACGGAGGGCGGGGCGCCGTCCTGGGCAGTCGTTCGTGAGTTCACCGTACGACTGTCCGAAGGCGTCGGCGGGGCCCGTCGGCCGACGTTCGCCCGACGTTCACCCCTTGGTGTAGGTGAGCTTCTCCCCGGTGCCGGTGTTGACGCGTTGCAGCTTGCCGTCGGCGAGCAGGGTGACCTCGGAGGCGGTGCCGGGACTGCACGAGGTGAGGGGTTCGCCGGCGGTGACCTTGGAGGGGCCGATCTCCAACGGGCCGTCGCCGCCCGGTCGTTGGGTGAGGTCGGCGCTGAACTCGCAGTGGTAGGTGCCGCCGTCGGCGACGAGGGCGAGCACCGGGTCGCCCACCGTGCCCTGGCGGATGGTGAGCCGGCGCTTGTTCGTGCCGCTCGCGTTCTCGATCGTGGTGGTCCAGGTGCCGAGGTAGGCCGCCGGGACCACACCGTCCGACGACGACGGGGAGGGCGAAGGCGACGAGGACCCCGACGGGTTCGGCGGTGTCGAGGCCTTCGGGGGCGGGGAGTTCGAGGCTCCCGTGGCCGGGCCGGGCGTCGGCTGCGCGGTGGCGTCGCCGTCGCCGTTCAGGAACGCGTACACCGAGCCGCCGGCGGCGATCGCGACCACCAGGGCGACCAGGACCAGCAGCGCGGTCGTACGGCGGTTGCGGCGCGGGGGGTCCTGCGGGTCGGCGCCGGTCTGCCCGTGGGGGGCGCCGCCGCCGTCCGCGTACGGGTTGTACGGGACGGAGGCGCCCTGCGCCGGGGACCAGGCGCCCGACGGCTGGGGCGGGTAGCCGTAGGCGGGGGCGGCGGCCGGGTGTTGCTGGGGGTGGCCGTACGCCGGGTGGGCCGGGGCGGTGTCCGCGCCGGCCGGGGGTGACTGCGGCGGGATGCCGTCGTGGCCCGCGAGCAGGGTGGGGCGGTGGGCCGGGGAGAACGCGTCGCCGCGCGGGCCGGAGTGTTCCGGGGTGGCTTCGCGGGCGGTCGCCGGGTACTCGGGGAAGGCCGGGGCGGCGGGGTGGGAGAGGCCGCCGCCGTCCGTGCCCTCGGGGTCCTCCACCTCCAGCAGCCGCACGGCGTGACGGCCGAGTTGGGCGACGAGGGCGCCGGGCAGCCAGGGGTCGCGGGAGCGGCCGTCGGAGACGGTGTCGTCGGCGCCCGTGAGCTCCAGGACGCGGTCCGGGGTGGGGCGGGCGGCCGGGTCCTTGCGCAGACAGGCGCGGACCAGGTCGGCGATGCCCTCGGGGACGCCCGTCAGGTCGGGTTCGTCCTCGGCGATGCGGAACATCAGGGCGTGCGCCCCGCTGTCGGCGGAGCCGAAGGGAAGGGTGCCGGTGGCGGCGTAGGCGAGGACGGAGCCGAGGCAGAAGACGTCGCTGGCCGGGGTGACGGCGTCGCCGCGCACCTGCTCGGGGGCCAGGAAGCCGGGCGAGCCGACCACCGCGCCGGTCTGGGTGAGCCGGCTCTCGCCGGTGACGCTCTCCAGCGCCCGTGCGACACCGAAGTCGATGACGCGGGGGCCTTCGATGGTGACCATCACGTTGGACGGCTTGAGGTCGCGGTGGACGATCCCGGCCGCGTGGATGTTGGTGAGCGCGTGCGCGAGCCCGGCGGCGAGGATGCGCACCGACCGCTCGGGCAGCGGCCCGTGGTCGTGGCTGACGACCTGCTGGAGGCTCGGGCCCGCGACATAGCCGGTGGCGACCCAGGGCACCTCGGCCTCGGTGTCGGCGTCCAGGACGGGCGCCGTCCAGAACCCGCCGACCCGCTGGGCGTTGCGCACCTCCTGCCGGAAGCGCGCCCGGAACTCCTCGCGCGCCGCCAGCTCCCGCCGCACCAGCTTCACGGCGACCGTCCGCCCACGGTCCGAACGGGCGAGGTAGACCTGCCCCATCCCGCCCGCTCCCAGCCGCGCGAGCAGCCGGTAGCCGCCGATGCGCTGCGGGTCCCCGGGCCCCAGTTTCTCCATCGCAGCGCCGCCCTTCCCCCACATGTGTGATCGAGACATGTGTGTGCCGAGAATAAACCGGCCGTTCGGGCCGTCGCGTGGCGCGATGTCTACGGTTCCGTAACAGGCGGAGGCGGCGGAGAGGGAATCGGCGGGGGCGCGGCCGACGGGGGCGGGAGCTCCAGGGCGTCCAGCAGCTTGGACAGGCGTTCCAGCGCCTGCACGGCCTCGGCGAGTTCCGCCTCGCCGTACGCGGCGGCCAGCCGGTCGGCGAAGGCCGCGTGACCGGGGTGGATGCGGGCGATCGCGGCCCGGCCCTCCTGGGTGGGCGCCAGCAGCTTGGCGCGCCGGTGGGCCGGGTTGGGCCGGTATTCGGCCAGCCCCTTGTCCACCAGCAGGTCGGCGATGCGCTGGACACTCTGCCGCGTGATGCCCATCTCTCGGGCGATCCCGGACACGGGCAGCGGCTCGCCCAGTACCGCGCCGAGCACCTGCCACCAGGCGGCGGTGAGCCCGGCGGGCCGGGCCAGCTCCTCGGCGACGGCGAGGAACTGCCCGTTCAGCCGGAAGACGCCGAGCGCGCTGCGGCTGAGCAACTCCTGACGCTCACGGCTCACGCCCGCGTCCCCGCCTGCTCCAGCACGGCGTACGCCTGCGCGTCCGAGTCGTGGAACAGCCGGTACCAGGCGTCCAGGACCTCGCCCTCGTACACGCCGAGGAGCCCGAGGATCTCGCACGCGAAGGCGACCGGTTCGGTCGGACCGGCGGTGATCAGCCCGCCGTCGGTGACGGCGTCCGCCTCGAAGTACCGCTCCGCGCCGCCGTACCCCGTCGCGGCCAGGTAGAACGAGACGGCGCTGGTGTGGTCCCGGTCGTCGAGCAGGCCCTCACGGGCGAGGCCCGCGGTGGCGCCGCAGATGGCGGCGACGGGGACACGGGCCCGCAGAAACTCCCGCGCCTTGCCAGTTGCTCCACGGCGGGCGGGCGTCAAGGACGGGCCCAAACCCCTGAACGTCCGGGAATGGACCTGTACCGCCTGCGGCGCCGTCCACGACCGGGACCACAACGCCGCGATCAACGTGAAGACGGCCGCCGGACTGGCGGTGTCGGCCTGCGGAGCGCCGGTAAGACCAGAATCCGTTCTGGCACAGCGCGAAGAAACAGGAAGCCACGGATTCCCGACCGAACCGCGTGCCGCGTAGCGGCACAGCAAACCAGTCACGGAAGGCCAGAATCCTCGGGCTTCAGCCCGAGGAGCAAGTCAAAACTCGGACGAGTACCAGACCGCCAATTACTGATCCGCCGGCACACGACCGGTCCGGTCCGCGCCGAGGCAGCTCCGCGGCGCGGACCGGTGACACTGTGTCGAGCCGGGCCCCCCGCCTGCGTGCACGATGCCGATACCCCTTCCGCATCGCGGACATTTACGCTCACTGGCATGACCCCTCAGACCGACCCCCAGGCCGGCGCGGCCGTGAAGGCCGCGGACCGCGCGCATGTCTTCCACTCCTGGTCCGCCCAGGAGCTCATCGACCCGCTCGCCGTGGCCGGCGCGGAGGGCTCGTACTTCTGGGACTACGACGGCAAGCGGTACCTCGACCTCACCAGCGGCCTCGTCTTCACCAACATCGGCTACCAGCATCCGAAGGTCGTCGCCGCGATCCAGGAGCAGGCCGCCCGCCTGACCACGTTCGCGCCCGCCTTCGCCGTCGAGGCCCGCTCGGAGGCGGCCCGGCTGATCGCCGAGCGCACCCCCGGCGACCTGGACAAGATCTTCTTCACCAACGGCGGCGCGGACGCCGTCGAGCACGCCGTGCGCATGGCCCGGCTGCACACCGGCCGGGCCAAGGTGCTCTCCGCCTACCGTTCGTACCACGGCGGTACGCAGCAGGCCGTGAACATCACCGGCGACCCCCGGCGCTGGGCCTCCGACAGCGCCTCCGCCGGGGTCGTGCACTTCTGGGCGCCGTTCCTGTACCGCTCCCGCTTCTACGCCGAGACGGAGGAGCAGGAGTGCGCGCGGGCCCTGGAGCACCTGGAGACGACGATCGCCTTCGAGGGGCCGGGGACGGTCGCCGCGATCATCCTGGAGACGATTCCGGGCACCGCCGGGATCATGCTCCCGCCGCCCGGCTACCTCGCGGGCGTGCGGGAGATCTGCGACAAGTACGGGATCGTCTTCATCCTGGACGAGGTCATGGCCGGATTCGGCCGCACCGGCGAGTGGTTCGCGGCCGACCTGTACGACGTCACCCCTGACCTGATGACCTTCGCCAAGGGCGTGAACAGCGGGTATGTGCCGCTCGGCGGTGTCGCCGTCTCGGGCGCGATCGCGGACACCTTCGGGAAGCGGCCGTACCCCGGCGGGCTGACGTACTCCGGGCACCCGCTGGCCTGCGCCGCGGCCGTCGCGACGATCAACGTCATGGCGGAGGAGGGCATCGTCGACAACGCGAAGAACCTGGGCGCGTCCGTCGTCGGGCCGGGGCTGAAGGAGCTGGCCGAGCGGCACCCGAGCGTCGGCGAGGTGCGCGGTGCCGGCATGTTCTGGGCGGTCGAGCTGGTGAAGAACCGGGAGACCCGCGAGCCGCTGGTGCCGTACAACGCCGCCGGTGAGGCGAACGCGGCCATGGTCGCCTTCGGCGCCGCCGCGAAGAAGGCCGGGGTGTGGCCGTTCGTGAACATGAACCGGACACACTTCGTGCCGCCGCTCAACGTCTCCGAGTCGGAGGTCAAGGAAGGGCTCGGGGCCCTGGACACGGCGCTCTCGGTGGCCGACGAGTACACGCAGTAGGAGCAGAACGGTCCTGACGCGTGTAAGGGCTTGAAATCTTCGAACGCGTAAGGTGGCGTGCTCGTACATACCGACGAGCACGCCACCTTTTCCGTGTCCGAGCATTTCGCACCCCGACGATGGAGACGCCCTGACCATGTCCGGCAGCAGCGGCAACGGCGCCGTGACGCGCAGCACCCTGCGACAGCAGATCGCCGACGCGCTTCGCGACGAGGTGCTGGGCGGTCGGCTGCAGCCGGGGCAGGAGTTCACGGTGAAGGAGATCGCCGAGCAGTACGGCGTCTCCGCGACCCCCGTCCGCGAGGCTCTCGTCGATCTCTCCGCCCAGGGCCTGCTGGAGGCCGACCAGCATCGGGGCTTCCGGGTCCACGAGTACTCCGTCGAGGACTTCCGGGGCATGATCGAGGCGCGCAGCCTGATCATCGAGGGCATGTTCCTCGCCGTGGACGAGGGCCGCCAGCCCCAGCAGAACCTGGAGGAACCGCGGATCGTCGCCGCCATCGCGGGGGTGCGCCGGCGGGGCGAGGAGGCGCAGCGGGCCGCGGCCGCCGGTGACCTCACCGTCCTCATCGGCTACGACCTGCGTTTCTGGCGCGAGCTGAGCTCCCTGTTCGGCAATCCCTACCTCGCCGACTTCCTGCACCGGCTGCGCGTGCAGTCCTGGGTGTGCACGGTGCAGCACCTGCGGCGGCTGACCGATCTGCGCGGCCACCTGTGGTCCGGCCACACCGAACTCGTCGACGCCCTGTACCGCCGCGACACCGCCGCCGCCCGTGTGATCCTCGCCGCGTACAACGCCGACTCCATCGGTCTGATCGAACGACTGGCGGCCGGATGAGCCGGGCGGACGCCACCGCGCCCGGCACCACGGCCGTCGAACTCTCCGTCGTCATCCCCGCCTACAACGAGGAGCGGCGGCTCGGCGCCACCCTGGACGCGGTGACCCGCCATCTCGACGCGACGGGGAGCCACTGGGGCAGCTGGGAGATCCTGGTCGCCGACGACGGGTCCACCGACGCCACCCGCGAGCTCGTCACCGTGCGCCGCGACCCGCGCGTGCGGCTCGTCCTCGGTACCGGCTCCGGCAACCGGGGCAAGGGGCACGCGCTGCGGCTCGGGGTGGCCGCCAGCCGGGGCCGGCACATCCTGGTCACGGACGCCGATCTCGCCACCCCCATCGAGGAGTTGGGTCGGCTGGAGAAGGCGCTCGCCGACGGT is a window encoding:
- a CDS encoding SLATT domain-containing protein translates to MGQPEMQPEGPPQDERGEGAAGLRPGDLTGRALPLGDWGEPAERLEELYRWVERGALETAAWYLADRVWKRRGARALRAGAAAGAVCGAALPLLDLTRVMGGVAPWGYLALLLAVACVAVDRFFGVTSGWIRDVATAQAVQRRLQVLQFDWASESVREVLGPAEGTASEAAERCLGVLRRFSEDVTDLVRTETADWMVEFRSGPAPLGIQSAVASGGRVDVGGGSGRFPSPPGVNARPNMPRQRPPEPR
- a CDS encoding serine/threonine-protein kinase; this translates as MEKLGPGDPQRIGGYRLLARLGAGGMGQVYLARSDRGRTVAVKLVRRELAAREEFRARFRQEVRNAQRVGGFWTAPVLDADTEAEVPWVATGYVAGPSLQQVVSHDHGPLPERSVRILAAGLAHALTNIHAAGIVHRDLKPSNVMVTIEGPRVIDFGVARALESVTGESRLTQTGAVVGSPGFLAPEQVRGDAVTPASDVFCLGSVLAYAATGTLPFGSADSGAHALMFRIAEDEPDLTGVPEGIADLVRACLRKDPAARPTPDRVLELTGADDTVSDGRSRDPWLPGALVAQLGRHAVRLLEVEDPEGTDGGGLSHPAAPAFPEYPATAREATPEHSGPRGDAFSPAHRPTLLAGHDGIPPQSPPAGADTAPAHPAYGHPQQHPAAAPAYGYPPQPSGAWSPAQGASVPYNPYADGGGAPHGQTGADPQDPPRRNRRTTALLVLVALVVAIAAGGSVYAFLNGDGDATAQPTPGPATGASNSPPPKASTPPNPSGSSSPSPSPSSSDGVVPAAYLGTWTTTIENASGTNKRRLTIRQGTVGDPVLALVADGGTYHCEFSADLTQRPGGDGPLEIGPSKVTAGEPLTSCSPGTASEVTLLADGKLQRVNTGTGEKLTYTKG
- a CDS encoding MarR family winged helix-turn-helix transcriptional regulator, which codes for MSRERQELLSRSALGVFRLNGQFLAVAEELARPAGLTAAWWQVLGAVLGEPLPVSGIAREMGITRQSVQRIADLLVDKGLAEYRPNPAHRRAKLLAPTQEGRAAIARIHPGHAAFADRLAAAYGEAELAEAVQALERLSKLLDALELPPPSAAPPPIPSPPPPPVTEP
- a CDS encoding zinc ribbon domain-containing protein, with product MAATGTRARRNSRALPVAPRRAGVKDGPKPLNVREWTCTACGAVHDRDHNAAINVKTAAGLAVSACGAPVRPESVLAQREETGSHGFPTEPRAA
- a CDS encoding aspartate aminotransferase family protein translates to MTPQTDPQAGAAVKAADRAHVFHSWSAQELIDPLAVAGAEGSYFWDYDGKRYLDLTSGLVFTNIGYQHPKVVAAIQEQAARLTTFAPAFAVEARSEAARLIAERTPGDLDKIFFTNGGADAVEHAVRMARLHTGRAKVLSAYRSYHGGTQQAVNITGDPRRWASDSASAGVVHFWAPFLYRSRFYAETEEQECARALEHLETTIAFEGPGTVAAIILETIPGTAGIMLPPPGYLAGVREICDKYGIVFILDEVMAGFGRTGEWFAADLYDVTPDLMTFAKGVNSGYVPLGGVAVSGAIADTFGKRPYPGGLTYSGHPLACAAAVATINVMAEEGIVDNAKNLGASVVGPGLKELAERHPSVGEVRGAGMFWAVELVKNRETREPLVPYNAAGEANAAMVAFGAAAKKAGVWPFVNMNRTHFVPPLNVSESEVKEGLGALDTALSVADEYTQ
- a CDS encoding GntR family transcriptional regulator yields the protein MSGSSGNGAVTRSTLRQQIADALRDEVLGGRLQPGQEFTVKEIAEQYGVSATPVREALVDLSAQGLLEADQHRGFRVHEYSVEDFRGMIEARSLIIEGMFLAVDEGRQPQQNLEEPRIVAAIAGVRRRGEEAQRAAAAGDLTVLIGYDLRFWRELSSLFGNPYLADFLHRLRVQSWVCTVQHLRRLTDLRGHLWSGHTELVDALYRRDTAAARVILAAYNADSIGLIERLAAG